The following proteins are encoded in a genomic region of Micrococcaceae bacterium Sec5.8:
- a CDS encoding glutathione peroxidase, with protein sequence MTPLHSIPLTLNDGTNTDFGRFKGEVVLVVNVASQCGFTPQYAGLEALHNEFREQGFQVLGVPCNQFAGQEPAGDSEIAEFCERNFGVTFPLTTKSDVRGKNQHPLYSELTKFKNSFLPGLVKWNFEKFLVNRDGVVVARFAPTVEPDSPEVIEAVQAALS encoded by the coding sequence ATGACCCCTCTCCACAGCATTCCGCTCACCCTCAATGACGGCACCAACACCGATTTCGGCCGATTCAAGGGGGAGGTGGTGCTGGTGGTGAACGTCGCCTCGCAGTGCGGCTTCACGCCGCAGTATGCGGGGCTCGAGGCACTTCACAACGAATTCCGGGAGCAGGGCTTCCAGGTGCTCGGCGTCCCCTGCAACCAGTTCGCGGGACAGGAACCTGCCGGGGACTCCGAGATCGCAGAGTTCTGCGAACGGAACTTCGGCGTGACATTCCCGCTGACCACGAAGTCAGACGTCCGCGGCAAGAACCAGCACCCGCTGTACTCCGAGCTCACCAAGTTCAAAAACAGCTTCCTGCCGGGACTGGTGAAATGGAACTTCGAGAAATTCCTGGTGAACCGCGACGGCGTCGTGGTTGCCCGCTTCGCCCCCACCGTTGAACCCGACTCACCGGAGGTCATTGAGGCCGTCCAGGCCGCCCTGAGCTGA
- a CDS encoding type II toxin-antitoxin system VapB family antitoxin yields MIFKAVGEGRPYPDHGYSTPKDWAALPPRPVRLDDLVTTKRTLDLEALLAEDSTFFGDLFPHVVEYRGVLYLEDGLHRAVRTALHQRTAIHARVLVISG; encoded by the coding sequence GTGATATTCAAAGCCGTGGGCGAGGGCCGCCCGTATCCCGACCATGGTTACAGCACGCCCAAGGACTGGGCGGCGCTGCCGCCGCGACCGGTGCGGCTGGATGATCTGGTGACCACCAAGCGCACCCTGGACCTTGAGGCGCTGTTGGCGGAGGACTCCACGTTCTTCGGTGATTTGTTTCCGCACGTCGTGGAGTACCGCGGCGTCCTCTATCTGGAGGACGGCCTGCACCGCGCTGTCCGGACCGCGCTGCATCAACGCACGGCGATCCACGCCCGTGTTCTGGTCATAAGTGGCTAG
- a CDS encoding GNAT family N-acetyltransferase, whose protein sequence is MRHVIRTATADDAGPLAWLAAVTFPLACPPGSDPEDIAAHLANTLSEANFRGYLADPDVTVLVIDVGGGLRGYSLLVARPTEDPDVAAVLTGLPCTELSKCYVHPDHHGLGAAAELMHASVAEAAAHGARGLWLGVNSQNGRAIRFYEKSGFRKVGTKSFKLGSTVEHDFVMERPLAP, encoded by the coding sequence ATGAGGCACGTAATCCGAACGGCAACCGCGGACGACGCCGGCCCGCTGGCCTGGCTCGCGGCCGTCACCTTTCCGCTGGCATGCCCGCCCGGTTCTGACCCGGAAGATATCGCGGCCCACCTCGCGAACACACTCAGCGAGGCAAACTTCCGCGGCTACCTCGCCGACCCCGACGTCACCGTCCTCGTGATCGACGTCGGCGGCGGGCTCCGGGGCTACAGCCTGCTCGTGGCCCGCCCCACCGAGGACCCGGACGTGGCTGCGGTCCTGACGGGCCTGCCCTGCACCGAGCTCAGCAAATGCTATGTGCATCCGGACCACCACGGTCTCGGTGCTGCCGCCGAACTCATGCACGCCAGCGTGGCTGAGGCGGCGGCGCACGGCGCCCGCGGTCTCTGGCTTGGGGTGAACAGCCAGAATGGCCGCGCCATCCGGTTCTACGAGAAATCCGGCTTCCGCAAAGTCGGCACAAAGTCGTTCAAGCTCGGCTCCACGGTGGAACACGATTTTGTGATGGAACGCCCGCTCGCACCGTGA
- a CDS encoding TetR/AcrR family transcriptional regulator, which translates to MPRISAASNAAQRAETQRRILTAFGELLFTHGLPGLTMTDVARHARIGRTAAYNYFADIEELLIAYALDETERFLAELRESLATLENPVDRLAVYVRAQVEDLSRRHLPPGPTMGAVLSPASFAKLAGHVGELSVLLQGILRDGVAQGYLPEADIAQLAQLIHGTLSSSAARGDGSGQDAGAGAQLARTVRFVQLGAGARLDGAGRPLRLHS; encoded by the coding sequence ATGCCCAGGATCTCGGCCGCGAGCAACGCCGCCCAACGCGCCGAGACCCAACGCCGGATCCTGACCGCTTTCGGCGAGCTGCTGTTTACCCATGGACTGCCGGGGCTGACCATGACCGACGTCGCCCGGCATGCCCGGATCGGCCGCACCGCGGCGTACAACTACTTCGCGGACATCGAAGAGCTGCTCATTGCCTACGCACTGGACGAGACTGAAAGGTTCCTGGCGGAGCTGCGGGAATCCCTGGCCACGCTGGAGAACCCGGTGGACCGCCTGGCTGTGTACGTCCGCGCCCAGGTCGAGGACCTCAGCCGGCGCCATCTGCCGCCGGGCCCCACGATGGGGGCCGTGCTCTCCCCCGCCTCGTTCGCGAAACTCGCCGGCCACGTCGGGGAGCTCAGCGTGCTCTTGCAGGGCATCCTGCGCGACGGCGTCGCCCAGGGCTACCTCCCCGAGGCGGACATCGCCCAGCTCGCGCAGCTCATTCACGGCACCCTGTCTTCCAGCGCCGCGCGCGGTGACGGCTCCGGCCAGGATGCCGGTGCCGGTGCGCAGCTGGCCCGGACGGTGCGTTTCGTCCAGCTCGGTGCCGGTGCGCGGCTGGACGGCGCCGGCCGGCCCCTCCGCCTGCACTCCTGA
- a CDS encoding DsbA family oxidoreductase has product MKIEIWSDVACPWCYIGKRRFETALAAFPHRAEVHVQWRSYQLDPALPEHYDGTELDYLSTSKGMAAAQVAGMFAHVAEQARGEGLDYRFDDVVVANSFTAHRLIHLAAAHGVQDTAKERLLSAHFEHGQDIGSRTYLTSLGLELGIGAAELDELFTTDKYADDVRMDFEEGRALGITGVPFFVIDRKFGLSGAQPAETFTEALEQAWQDSRPLEMVTAAGGGDKDGTAPACGPDGCAI; this is encoded by the coding sequence ATGAAGATTGAGATCTGGTCTGACGTCGCATGCCCCTGGTGCTACATCGGCAAGCGCCGCTTTGAAACCGCCCTCGCAGCGTTTCCGCACCGTGCGGAGGTGCACGTGCAGTGGCGCAGCTACCAGTTGGATCCGGCATTACCGGAGCACTACGACGGCACGGAACTGGATTATCTGAGCACCAGCAAGGGCATGGCCGCGGCCCAGGTTGCCGGCATGTTCGCGCACGTGGCAGAGCAGGCCAGGGGTGAAGGTCTTGACTACAGGTTCGACGACGTCGTGGTCGCCAACAGCTTCACCGCCCACCGGCTGATCCACCTCGCGGCAGCGCACGGGGTGCAGGACACCGCGAAGGAACGCCTGCTCAGCGCCCACTTCGAACACGGCCAGGACATTGGCAGCCGCACCTACCTGACCTCGCTGGGGCTGGAGCTGGGGATCGGCGCCGCCGAACTGGACGAGTTGTTCACCACCGACAAGTACGCCGACGACGTCCGGATGGACTTCGAGGAAGGCCGTGCGCTGGGCATCACCGGCGTTCCCTTCTTCGTGATCGACCGCAAATTCGGGCTCTCCGGAGCGCAGCCCGCCGAGACGTTCACCGAGGCCCTCGAGCAGGCCTGGCAGGACAGCCGCCCGCTGGAAATGGTCACCGCAGCCGGCGGCGGGGACAAAGACGGGACCGCACCGGCCTGCGGCCCGGACGGCTGCGCCATCTGA
- a CDS encoding biopolymer transporter Tol: protein MWIASVTTGARELIFASNDLLLEAPNWTPDDTALILNGGGSLWRLDLSSRSPELIPLTGVPGLNNDHVLAPGGDQIYLSADDGHLYRAATRGGAADRITAPEGFSYFLHGVSPDGEELACVGVEGGDFTGPGRLMRIPAAGGHPATICTGGGHWDGPEYSPDGAWIYLNTEAFSSRPGHAQIARVRRDGSALERLVSSDTVDWFPHLSPDGLRASYLRFPAGTLGHPADLPVDVVAVALDDWATPLHTWALAGGQGTLNVNSWSPDSSRFAYVAYPFR, encoded by the coding sequence GTGTGGATCGCATCCGTCACCACGGGGGCCCGGGAGCTGATCTTCGCCAGCAACGACCTGCTGCTGGAGGCACCCAACTGGACGCCGGACGATACCGCTCTCATCCTCAACGGCGGCGGTTCCCTGTGGCGGCTGGACCTGTCCTCCCGCTCACCGGAGCTGATCCCCCTCACCGGCGTCCCCGGGCTCAACAATGACCATGTGCTCGCCCCCGGCGGAGACCAGATCTACCTCTCCGCCGATGACGGCCACCTGTACCGGGCCGCCACCCGGGGAGGGGCGGCGGACCGGATCACGGCGCCGGAGGGGTTCTCGTACTTCCTGCATGGGGTGAGCCCGGACGGGGAGGAACTCGCTTGCGTGGGGGTGGAAGGAGGCGACTTCACCGGCCCGGGACGCCTGATGAGAATACCCGCGGCCGGCGGGCACCCGGCAACCATCTGCACCGGGGGCGGGCATTGGGACGGACCGGAATACTCACCGGACGGCGCCTGGATCTACCTCAACACGGAGGCGTTCAGCAGCCGGCCGGGGCACGCCCAGATCGCCCGTGTGCGCCGTGACGGGTCAGCTCTGGAGCGCCTGGTCAGCAGCGACACGGTGGACTGGTTCCCGCACCTGTCCCCGGACGGGCTCCGCGCCAGCTATCTCAGGTTCCCGGCCGGCACCCTGGGTCACCCGGCTGACCTGCCGGTCGACGTCGTTGCCGTTGCGCTGGACGACTGGGCCACCCCGCTGCACACCTGGGCCTTAGCCGGCGGCCAGGGAACCTTAAACGTTAACAGCTGGTCACCGGATTCCAGCCGGTTCGCCTATGTTGCCTACCCTTTCCGCTGA
- a CDS encoding oxygenase MpaB family protein — protein MRNLLREWQSELKQTFTGTRDEVPEWVPRLADGDDPGYHLPGSAVWAVHGDMPTIVAGIRALLMQALHPGALAGVHDHSRFREDPLGRLAGTIRWIFTVTFGSTAAARGASDWVKQLHESVRGEYVDAHGISRRYAANDPELLRWVHIAFTDAFLSAHQIWGRPIPGGADAYVREWAQAGELMGVASPPLTEEAMRRQLDDWYDAGELRSDEKVAETVAFIRNPPLHPVLRPGYRVLFAAAVASLEPKYRDLLGLRTARLGPVPLPVRLATKVTLGIVHVALGRVGPSEQAARRRLRRLGFQA, from the coding sequence ATGCGCAACCTCCTCAGGGAATGGCAGTCCGAGCTTAAACAGACGTTCACCGGGACCCGGGACGAGGTTCCGGAGTGGGTGCCGCGCCTGGCGGACGGCGACGACCCTGGCTACCACCTGCCGGGCTCCGCGGTCTGGGCCGTCCATGGGGACATGCCCACCATCGTGGCGGGAATCCGGGCGTTGTTGATGCAGGCGCTTCATCCCGGCGCACTGGCCGGCGTCCACGACCACTCCCGGTTCCGCGAGGATCCTCTCGGGCGGCTGGCCGGCACCATCCGCTGGATCTTTACGGTCACCTTCGGTTCAACCGCCGCGGCCCGCGGAGCCTCTGACTGGGTGAAGCAACTCCATGAATCGGTGCGTGGTGAGTACGTGGACGCTCACGGGATCAGCAGACGCTATGCGGCGAATGATCCTGAGCTGCTCCGCTGGGTGCATATCGCCTTTACCGACGCTTTCCTTTCTGCGCACCAAATTTGGGGCAGGCCCATTCCCGGCGGCGCCGACGCGTATGTGCGGGAATGGGCGCAGGCTGGTGAGCTGATGGGGGTGGCGTCCCCGCCGCTCACCGAGGAGGCCATGCGCCGGCAACTGGACGACTGGTACGACGCCGGAGAACTCCGTTCCGATGAGAAGGTGGCCGAGACGGTGGCCTTCATCCGCAACCCGCCGCTTCACCCCGTGCTCCGGCCAGGCTACCGGGTGCTCTTCGCTGCGGCAGTGGCCAGCCTCGAGCCAAAGTACCGCGACTTGTTAGGCCTCCGGACTGCACGTCTGGGGCCCGTTCCCCTTCCGGTACGGCTGGCCACGAAGGTTACGCTCGGCATCGTTCATGTTGCTCTCGGCCGGGTGGGGCCCAGCGAACAGGCGGCCCGGCGCCGGCTCCGCCGGCTGGGATTTCAAGCCTGA
- a CDS encoding phosphodiesterase: protein MEPIEAEHPRPRHFLLHLSDPHLLGGSTPLHGVVDSDSRLRQLFDEVRASGARPEAVIFTGDLADRGEAEAYAKLRAIVEPACKAMGAKVIWAMGNHDNRANFRTGLLDQPAGDAPVDHTYFINGLRIITLDTSVPGFHHGELSPGQLEWLETELATPAPDGTILALHHPPVPSVLDLAVLVELRDQAALAGILRNSDVRAILGGHLHYSTTATFAGIPVSVASATCYTQDLNVPVGGTRGRDGGQAFNLVHVYEHTIVHSVVLLGDTPAVGELVSAEETQRRIAAAGIRIPDKAKLEDPARIPGNRRLTARN, encoded by the coding sequence ATGGAGCCCATCGAGGCCGAACATCCCCGGCCGCGTCATTTTCTACTCCATCTGAGTGACCCCCACCTGCTGGGAGGTTCCACACCACTGCATGGTGTGGTGGACAGCGACTCCCGGCTCAGACAACTCTTCGATGAAGTCCGCGCGTCCGGCGCGCGTCCGGAGGCCGTGATTTTCACCGGCGATCTCGCTGACCGGGGCGAAGCCGAGGCCTACGCGAAGCTGCGGGCCATCGTAGAACCGGCCTGCAAGGCAATGGGCGCGAAAGTCATCTGGGCGATGGGGAACCATGACAATCGCGCCAATTTCCGGACCGGCCTGCTGGACCAGCCCGCCGGTGACGCCCCGGTGGATCACACATATTTCATCAACGGGCTGCGCATCATTACCCTCGACACCTCAGTTCCGGGCTTCCATCACGGCGAACTGAGCCCCGGACAGCTGGAGTGGCTCGAAACCGAACTCGCCACCCCCGCACCGGACGGAACCATCCTGGCCCTGCATCATCCCCCGGTGCCCTCGGTCCTGGACCTTGCCGTGCTCGTGGAATTGCGGGATCAGGCGGCGCTGGCCGGAATTTTGCGGAATTCCGACGTCCGGGCCATTCTGGGCGGCCACCTGCACTATTCGACGACGGCCACGTTCGCCGGGATTCCGGTCTCCGTGGCGTCGGCCACCTGTTACACGCAGGACCTCAACGTTCCGGTCGGCGGGACCCGCGGGCGCGACGGCGGTCAGGCGTTCAACCTCGTGCACGTCTACGAGCACACGATTGTGCACTCCGTGGTTCTGCTCGGCGACACCCCCGCCGTCGGAGAGCTTGTCTCGGCGGAGGAAACCCAGCGGCGGATTGCGGCCGCCGGGATCCGCATTCCGGACAAGGCAAAGCTGGAGGATCCGGCCAGGATTCCCGGCAACCGCCGGCTGACCGCCCGCAACTAG
- a CDS encoding LytR C-terminal domain-containing protein translates to MARKPKDVTVLHGHQVITGSDLRATFVEDDGLQDNPVRMRRRILHGVVLVLLVGLLTAAIVVALAIMNGQLNVPTPERSTAAASVCPEARFDYAPPETVNLNVFNSTSRPGLARTVADEFAARKFMVGTVANTTSSYRGAALVVSGAAGQSAAFSVQRNLPGSDYFQDARTDPSVDIILTGDFQALARAELVDQTPGRLSCPREDRRIVEDPGTVTPTAAPAPAN, encoded by the coding sequence GTGGCTAGAAAGCCGAAGGACGTCACCGTCCTGCACGGGCACCAGGTCATCACCGGATCGGATCTCCGGGCCACTTTCGTGGAGGATGACGGGCTGCAGGACAACCCCGTCCGGATGCGCCGCCGCATCCTGCACGGCGTGGTGCTGGTGCTGCTGGTCGGGCTGCTTACCGCGGCGATTGTGGTGGCCCTCGCCATCATGAACGGGCAGCTCAACGTTCCGACGCCGGAGCGCAGCACGGCCGCCGCGTCCGTCTGCCCGGAGGCGCGCTTTGACTATGCGCCGCCGGAGACGGTCAACCTTAACGTTTTCAACTCCACGTCCCGCCCGGGCCTGGCCCGCACCGTGGCCGATGAGTTTGCGGCCCGGAAGTTCATGGTCGGCACCGTCGCCAACACGACGTCGAGCTACCGCGGCGCGGCGCTGGTGGTCTCCGGCGCCGCGGGCCAGTCTGCGGCGTTCAGTGTGCAGCGCAACCTGCCGGGCTCGGATTACTTTCAAGATGCCCGGACGGACCCCAGCGTGGACATCATCCTCACCGGGGACTTCCAGGCCCTCGCGAGAGCGGAGCTGGTGGACCAGACACCGGGCCGGCTCAGCTGTCCCCGTGAGGACCGGCGGATTGTGGAGGATCCGGGGACCGTTACCCCCACGGCAGCGCCCGCCCCGGCCAACTAG
- the fdhA gene encoding formaldehyde dehydrogenase, glutathione-independent, translating to MTGNKAVAYKGPGKVELIDIDYPTFELKDGPGVNPANVGRAVRHGVILKTVATNICGSDQHMVRGRTTAPADLVLGHEITGEVVEVGPDVEFIKVGDICSVPFNIACGRCRNCKERKTGICLNVNPARPGAAYGYVDMGGWVGGQANYVLVPYADWNLLKFPDRDQALEKMMDLTMLSDIFPTGFHGAVTAGVGVGSTVYIAGAGPVGLAAATSAQLLGAAVVIVGDMNADRLKQARSFGCETVDLSQGGPAEQIEQLLGVPEVDCGVDAVGFEAKGHGHDAKEAPATVLNSLMEITTAGGALGIPGLYVTGDPGGIDEAAKKGALSLSLGTGWAKSLSFTTGQCPVMKYNRQLMMAILHDKVHIAKNVNAKAISLEDAPRGYAEFDAGAATKYVLNPNGYLS from the coding sequence ATGACAGGAAACAAAGCCGTTGCCTACAAGGGGCCAGGAAAAGTCGAACTGATCGACATTGACTACCCCACCTTCGAACTTAAGGACGGCCCCGGGGTTAATCCCGCCAACGTGGGCCGGGCTGTGCGCCATGGCGTGATCCTCAAGACCGTTGCCACGAACATCTGCGGCTCGGACCAGCACATGGTCCGCGGACGTACCACCGCCCCCGCAGACCTGGTGCTCGGCCACGAAATCACCGGCGAGGTCGTGGAGGTAGGCCCGGATGTTGAGTTCATCAAGGTGGGCGACATCTGTTCCGTCCCCTTTAATATCGCCTGCGGACGGTGCCGGAACTGCAAGGAGCGCAAAACCGGTATCTGCCTGAACGTCAATCCCGCCCGGCCGGGCGCCGCTTACGGCTACGTGGACATGGGTGGATGGGTCGGCGGCCAGGCGAACTATGTCCTCGTCCCGTATGCGGACTGGAACCTGCTGAAGTTCCCGGACAGGGACCAGGCCCTCGAAAAGATGATGGACCTGACCATGCTCTCGGACATCTTCCCCACCGGCTTCCACGGTGCCGTCACCGCCGGCGTGGGTGTCGGCTCTACCGTCTACATCGCCGGTGCCGGGCCCGTAGGCCTCGCGGCGGCCACCAGTGCGCAGTTGTTGGGTGCCGCGGTGGTGATTGTGGGGGACATGAACGCGGACCGGCTGAAGCAGGCACGCAGCTTCGGCTGCGAAACCGTTGACCTGTCCCAGGGCGGACCGGCAGAGCAGATCGAGCAGCTGCTCGGCGTGCCTGAAGTGGATTGCGGCGTCGACGCCGTCGGGTTCGAGGCGAAGGGGCACGGCCACGACGCCAAGGAAGCACCGGCGACTGTGTTGAACTCCCTCATGGAGATCACCACAGCCGGCGGCGCTCTTGGCATTCCGGGACTCTACGTCACCGGTGACCCGGGCGGCATCGACGAGGCCGCTAAGAAGGGCGCACTCTCGCTCAGCCTCGGCACCGGCTGGGCCAAGTCGCTGAGCTTCACCACCGGACAGTGCCCGGTGATGAAGTACAACCGCCAGCTGATGATGGCGATCTTGCATGACAAGGTCCACATCGCGAAGAACGTCAACGCTAAAGCAATTTCGCTGGAGGACGCTCCGAGGGGCTACGCGGAGTTCGACGCCGGTGCAGCGACGAAGTACGTGCTGAACCCGAACGGCTACCTGAGCTAG
- a CDS encoding stealth family protein, with the protein MQVGTPLRKESRRIEITDALVQDEIYYGSQASVDAHDEVTSAAAVARFRSRPGVVRRRGRYGLINENRTPYQAMVEDLMFVRSVLDGAGLDYLLVRGNNDRPVIAVDWKDRRELRAALVEACHDEPFYSMTVDAKKKSSVLVADGELSPNRQARIFRLYRPRVEPEGGFEFGASAGVQLELWSFEGDQLILPIENSLTRRTLLAQDAVRGTVERYGHTWPTIENMFADHASDISFDVDLVFSWVDGSSPEYIAARRARMAGVVVGEGDDHEARFRQIDELKYALRSVYMFAPWIRRIFIATDSPTPAWLADHPGVTIVRSEEFFADPSVLPTHNSQAVECQLHHIEGLSEHFLYSNDDMFFGRSVGPDMFFTPGGITKFIEAETRIGLGDNDAERSGFENAARVNRKLLWDRFGRITTRHLEHTAAPLRRSVVATMEQEFPAEFATTAASTFRAADNISVTNSFYHYYALLTGRAVTQTAAKVRYVDTTARAGLNYLPKLLAKRNMDFFCLNDGSFPEVPAEERADLVTDFLEKYYPIKAPWEK; encoded by the coding sequence ATGCAAGTAGGCACACCTTTACGCAAAGAATCACGGAGAATCGAAATTACAGACGCATTGGTCCAGGACGAGATTTACTACGGCAGCCAGGCCTCCGTTGACGCACATGATGAAGTAACGTCCGCGGCTGCCGTCGCGCGGTTCCGGAGCCGCCCGGGTGTTGTACGACGGCGGGGCCGGTACGGGCTGATCAACGAAAACCGCACGCCGTACCAGGCCATGGTGGAGGACTTGATGTTCGTGCGCTCTGTGCTGGACGGCGCCGGACTCGACTACCTCCTGGTCCGCGGCAACAACGACAGGCCCGTCATCGCCGTTGACTGGAAGGACCGAAGGGAGCTCCGCGCTGCCCTCGTGGAGGCCTGCCATGATGAGCCGTTCTACTCAATGACTGTCGATGCCAAGAAGAAATCCTCAGTGCTGGTGGCCGACGGCGAGCTCTCCCCCAACCGGCAGGCCCGGATCTTTCGGCTCTACCGTCCCCGGGTTGAACCCGAGGGCGGATTCGAGTTCGGCGCCTCGGCAGGGGTGCAGCTGGAACTGTGGAGTTTCGAAGGCGACCAGCTGATACTTCCGATCGAGAACTCGCTGACCCGGCGGACCCTGCTCGCCCAGGACGCGGTCCGCGGCACCGTGGAGCGGTACGGGCACACCTGGCCCACCATCGAGAACATGTTCGCGGACCACGCCAGTGACATCAGCTTCGACGTGGACCTCGTATTCTCCTGGGTGGACGGCAGCTCCCCGGAGTACATCGCAGCCCGGCGCGCCCGGATGGCCGGCGTGGTGGTGGGCGAAGGCGACGACCACGAAGCCCGCTTCCGCCAGATCGACGAACTGAAGTACGCGCTGCGCTCGGTGTACATGTTCGCGCCCTGGATCCGCCGGATCTTCATCGCCACCGACTCCCCCACTCCCGCATGGCTGGCGGACCACCCGGGTGTGACGATTGTGCGCAGCGAGGAGTTCTTCGCGGACCCGTCTGTGCTGCCCACCCACAACTCGCAGGCGGTGGAGTGCCAGCTTCACCACATAGAGGGCCTGTCGGAGCACTTTCTGTACTCGAATGACGACATGTTCTTCGGCCGCTCCGTCGGACCGGACATGTTCTTTACGCCGGGCGGCATCACGAAGTTCATTGAGGCGGAGACCCGGATCGGGCTCGGGGACAACGACGCCGAGCGCAGCGGCTTCGAAAACGCCGCCCGGGTGAACCGGAAGCTGCTGTGGGACCGCTTCGGCCGGATCACCACCCGGCACCTGGAGCACACGGCTGCGCCCCTGCGGCGCAGCGTCGTGGCCACCATGGAGCAGGAGTTCCCGGCGGAGTTCGCCACGACGGCGGCGAGCACCTTCCGCGCAGCCGACAACATTTCGGTCACCAACTCGTTCTACCACTACTACGCGCTGCTCACCGGCCGGGCAGTGACCCAGACGGCGGCCAAGGTGCGTTACGTCGACACCACCGCCCGGGCGGGGCTGAACTACCTTCCCAAGTTGCTCGCGAAGCGGAACATGGATTTCTTCTGCCTGAACGACGGCAGCTTCCCGGAAGTGCCGGCTGAAGAGCGGGCCGATCTGGTGACGGACTTCCTGGAAAAGTACTACCCGATCAAGGCGCCCTGGGAGAAGTAG